TTTCGATCGAGGCGCCGTATTTCCGCGCCTGTCCGGTCATCCGCGCGATCAGTTCCTGGCCTGAGATCCCATCGGGGAAGCCGGCATGGTTGTGGGTGCAGGGGATCAGGCTCGCCCGGCTCTTCCCGGCGTCGACCACCTTCAGCGAGAGGTGGAAGCGGGTGAGGTAGATCGCCGCGGTCAGCCCTGCGGGCCCGCCGCCGATGACGAGGCAGTCGAAATCATCCATCGGCGGCATAGCGCAGGCGGACGCTGCCGGTTCCCTCGCGTCTCTCGGATCGGCTTATTGCTGCATAGGCCTTGTCGCTGGGGCGGACCTGGCAACGAACAACGAACGGGATTTTCCGCGACGTGCCGGATCGCAAAGTAGAGAATTGGACACAGGCCTGATCCGGCGTACGCTGTTGCCGAACGGAGGGGGACAAGATGCTGAAACTATTCTGCGCCGCTTTGCTGGCATTGGTGGCGCTTCCGGCCGTGGCGCAACCGGTGCCCGATCGCATTGCGGCCGCCGTTCCCGAGATCGACCGCCTCTTCGCCGACTTCCACCAGACGTCGCATGCGCCGGGCCTGGTCTACGGCATCGTCGCCGACGGTCGACTCGTGCATGTGCGGGCCTTCGGCGTTCAGGACTTGAAGGCGAAGCGTCCGGTGACCCAGGACAGCCTGTTCCGCATCGCCTCCATGTCCAAGGCCTTCACGGCGCTGGCCGTGCTGAAGCTGCGCGACGATGGTAAATTGGCGCTCGACGATCTCGCCGAGAAGCATGTCCCGGAGCTGCGAGCATGGCGATACCCGACGGCGGATTCGCCGCGCATCCGTGTCCGCGACCTGCTCAATCACACCGCCGGCTTCGTCACCGACGATCCGTGGGGCGATCGCCAGCAGGTCATGACCGAGGCCGCGTTCACGGCGATGCTGAAGCAGGGCGTGCCGTTCACCCGCGCGCCCGGCACCGCCTTCGAATATTCGAATTTCGGCTACGCCTTGCTGGGGCGCATCGTCACCAACGTCTCGGGCATGCCTTACGACCGCTATATCGCAACGGCGATCCAGCGGCCGCTCGGCACGGCATCGACCGGCTATGAGGTGCGTGACTGGCCGATCGAACGGCGGTCGATCGGCTATCGCTGGGAGAACGAGGCCTGGTCGGAGGAGCCGACCATGCGCCACGGCGTGTTCGGCGCGATGGGCGGCGTCCAGACCAGCGCGAGCGACTATGCCAAGTGGATGGGCTTCCTGCTGTCGGCTTGGCCGGCGCGCGACGGCGCCGAGACCGGGCCGGTGCGCCGCGCCACCGTGCGCGAGATGGCGCAAGGGTCCAACTTCGCCCGTCTGCGCCAGCGCTTCGGCACCACCCCTGTCACGCAGGCGTCGGCTTACGGCATGGGCCTGATCGCGGCACAGGATCCGGACCTCGGCGCAACCCTCAGCCACGGCGGAGGCTATCCGGGCTACGGCTCGCACATGGTGCTGCTGACCGACCACGGGGTCGGCATCTTCGTCTTTTCCAACCGCACCTATAATGGCGGATCGGGGGCGGCCTGGGATGCGGCGATGGTTCTGCACAAAGCCGGAGCGCTCGTCGCGCGGCCGCAGCCGGTCAGCGCCTCGCTGGCGACCGCTTATCGGGCGGCGGGCAAAGCATTCGCCGCCGGCGACATCGCTCCCGCGCGCAAGCTGCTGGCGATGAATTTCCTGATGGACCGCTCGGCCGACAATTGGCGGCGCGAGCTGGCGCGGCTCAAGAAGGAGGTTGGCGAATGCGACACCGCGGCTCCGATCGTCCCCACCGGCGCCTTGTCCGGCACGTTCCAGTGGCGCTGTGCGACCGGGCGGCTCGATGGGACGCTGCTGCTGGCGCCCACAGATCCGGCGGGAATCCAGGCGCTGAGGCTTTCCATCGCTGCGCCTTAGTGTAGGGGGCGGCGCATGACTTTCGCCGCCACCATTCTCACCCTCTATCCGGAGATGTTCCCGGGACCGCTCGGCCAGAGCCTGGCCGGGCGCGCTCTGGCGGAGGGCACCTGGTCGCTGGACACCGTGCAGATCCGCGACTTCGCGACCGACAAGCATCGCTCGGTCGACGACACGCCCGCCGGGGGCGGAGCGGGCATGGTGATGCGGGCGGATGTTCTGGCGCGGGCGGTAGACGATGTGCTCGAGCGGCAGCCGGCGGCGGCGATGCTGGCGATGACGCCGCGCGGCCGGCCGCTGACGCAGGCTCTGGTGCGGTCGCTCGCGGAGGGCCCGGGCGTCTCGATCCTGTGCGGCCGTTTCGAGGGCATAGACGAGCGCCTGTTCGAGGCGCGGCCGATCGTGCCGGTCTCGATCGGGGACTATATATTGTCGGGCGGGGAGACGGCGGCTATCGTCCTTCTCGATGCTTGCGTTCGCCTGCTCCCCGGGGTAATGGGCGCGCCGACGAGCGGTGAGGAGGAGAGCTTCGAAGGAGGCCTGCTCGAATACCCTCATTATACCCGACCTCCAATGTGGGAAGGGCGTGCGATCCCTGAAGTGCTGCGATCGGGGGATCACGCGAAGATCGCTGCTTGGCGTCATGCCAGGGCAGTCGACGATACACGGTCACGGCGGCCGGACCTGATGGAGCGTCATGGGGACGCACCCAGGCAGTCGCCCTCTGGCGCGCGGCGCGAAGACGAAGGCTAGAAGAATGAACATCATCCAGACCCTCGAGGCCGAGGCCATCGAGCAGTTCAAGTCGACCAAGTCGATCCCCGAATTCCGCCCGGGCGACACGCTCCGCGTCGGCGTCCGCGTCGTCGAAGGCGAGCGCACCCGCGTCCAGAATTACGAAGGCGTCTGCATCGCCCGCGCCAACCGCGGCCTCGGCAGCTCCTTCACCGTCCGCAAGATCTCGTTCGGCGAAGGCGTCGAGCGCGTCTTCCCGCTTTACTCGCCGAACATCGATTCGATCGAGGTCGTGCGCCGCGGCGCCGTTCGTCGCGCCAAGCTCTACTATCTGCGTGGCCGCACCGGTAAGGCCGCTCGCATCGCCGAGCGCCGCGATACCCGTGGCGACGTCAAGGCGACCGCCGAAGGCTAAGGCTTTTCGCGCACGCGCTGAAAAGGAAAGGGCGGTCCCGCGGGGCCGCCCTTTTTCTTAGTGTATGTTTCTTAGCGGGGGCCGCAGGTGGGCAACGCCGACCGATCGACCATCCGCGTGTAGAGGTGCCAGGTGGCATAGCCAAGCCAGGGCAGCACGACGGCAAGGCCGATGAACAAGGGGATTGACCCCAGCACCAGCAGCACCGCAATCGTGAAGCCCCAGCGCATCATCAGGCCCTTGTTGGCCTTGAACGCGCGGACCGAGGTCGCGATCGCGGTGTTCGCTTCGACGCCGTCGCAATCGACCAGCATCGGCAGCGACACGACGCTGGTCGCCAGCACCAGCACTGCGAAGCCGAGGCCCACCAAATTGCCGAGGACGATCAGCGCCCAGCCCTCGGGCGTGGTGAACAGGCGGGTGAGGAAGGCGCCGATCGAGGGCGGGGCGTGCATGCCCCAAAGCGCCACGTAGATCACCGCCGCGCTCGCGACCCAGGCGAGGAAGATCGTGACGAGCAGCGCCGCGACCACGCCGATCCCGTCGGCCGACGGCCGCTTGCGCACGTCGAGGAAGTGGGA
This portion of the Sphingomonas sp. LY54 genome encodes:
- the rplS gene encoding 50S ribosomal protein L19 — translated: MNIIQTLEAEAIEQFKSTKSIPEFRPGDTLRVGVRVVEGERTRVQNYEGVCIARANRGLGSSFTVRKISFGEGVERVFPLYSPNIDSIEVVRRGAVRRAKLYYLRGRTGKAARIAERRDTRGDVKATAEG
- the trmD gene encoding tRNA (guanosine(37)-N1)-methyltransferase TrmD, coding for MTFAATILTLYPEMFPGPLGQSLAGRALAEGTWSLDTVQIRDFATDKHRSVDDTPAGGGAGMVMRADVLARAVDDVLERQPAAAMLAMTPRGRPLTQALVRSLAEGPGVSILCGRFEGIDERLFEARPIVPVSIGDYILSGGETAAIVLLDACVRLLPGVMGAPTSGEEESFEGGLLEYPHYTRPPMWEGRAIPEVLRSGDHAKIAAWRHARAVDDTRSRRPDLMERHGDAPRQSPSGARREDEG
- a CDS encoding serine hydrolase domain-containing protein; translation: MLKLFCAALLALVALPAVAQPVPDRIAAAVPEIDRLFADFHQTSHAPGLVYGIVADGRLVHVRAFGVQDLKAKRPVTQDSLFRIASMSKAFTALAVLKLRDDGKLALDDLAEKHVPELRAWRYPTADSPRIRVRDLLNHTAGFVTDDPWGDRQQVMTEAAFTAMLKQGVPFTRAPGTAFEYSNFGYALLGRIVTNVSGMPYDRYIATAIQRPLGTASTGYEVRDWPIERRSIGYRWENEAWSEEPTMRHGVFGAMGGVQTSASDYAKWMGFLLSAWPARDGAETGPVRRATVREMAQGSNFARLRQRFGTTPVTQASAYGMGLIAAQDPDLGATLSHGGGYPGYGSHMVLLTDHGVGIFVFSNRTYNGGSGAAWDAAMVLHKAGALVARPQPVSASLATAYRAAGKAFAAGDIAPARKLLAMNFLMDRSADNWRRELARLKKEVGECDTAAPIVPTGALSGTFQWRCATGRLDGTLLLAPTDPAGIQALRLSIAAP
- a CDS encoding DUF2189 domain-containing protein codes for the protein MAVSQSFTGSASTADQIPVRTITRDDLRIALRDGWADFMSMRGDLIFIGLLYPLIGIVAATVTLGGTMLPLFFPIAAGLSLLGPIVAIGFYELARRREAGYASDWSHFLDVRKRPSADGIGVVAALLVTIFLAWVASAAVIYVALWGMHAPPSIGAFLTRLFTTPEGWALIVLGNLVGLGFAVLVLATSVVSLPMLVDCDGVEANTAIATSVRAFKANKGLMMRWGFTIAVLLVLGSIPLFIGLAVVLPWLGYATWHLYTRMVDRSALPTCGPR